In Fusarium fujikuroi IMI 58289 draft genome, chromosome FFUJ_chr08, one genomic interval encodes:
- a CDS encoding related to endothelin-converting enzyme 1, which translates to MAPSSAASNLCTSASCVHIASEILGSLALNYTEIDPCEDFEQYVCGNWAARHEIPAGGVSTDGLTLAQENVDSALRQILESPYPSGEDAGWITVNLTKEQSKADKEIFSMIQDTYQVCTNYTALEEEGLQTLQEIVKTVVDLYPTTPASGGNKTAGNTTQTSAALGKTLTFFESVGIQTFQRFILKQKETDPDAVQLTLFPLQPDEVVLPATEQDLEEYIKIASQLLVAAHPSNISTTTAAKLVASVIELEGKLVAASTYAEQNGPTSDLVSIAEAQKQFPELNYEYVIEELAPKNWKGDIQFIAPAYFNNASQIISETPSTILQAYFVWKAISSISIYIEADLTNAYNDSVTKIRKRDPESPLPRWKRCINLMNYGVAWTQGSQITSQFIGPTGLTWILSRFFVDKHFSPEANGLTSDLVQHIKDSFSERIESRDWASDEVKEAAIEKVEAMKKIIGLPTFPDAVDPIALKEYYSDVEIQPSLALTALSFAKSKVKNNWMTLGKPYNRGQFVLSTLTANAYHARTLNQIVLFAGFQQFPIYDVEFPSYLLYGGMGSVVGHEITHGFDNTGRNFDSIGNATQWWDEKSIKAFEEKTKCFIEQYNNFTILAPNGTDVHVNGTLTLDENIADAGGVSSSYEAWKKWEGEKGKAKNLPGLQGFTHEQLFFIKWSQTWCSNVPPELGLTLLEDDVHSPAPARVLLPLKNIVGFKKAFNCPKKEPVCELW; encoded by the exons ATGGCCCCCAGCTCAGCTGCGTCCAATCTGTGCACATCAGCATCTTGTGTGCACATCGCTTCAGAGATACTCGGAAGTTTGGCTTTAAACTACACCGAGATTGACCCTTGCGAGGACTTTGAACAAT ATGTTTGCGGCAACTGGGCTGCTCGGCACGAGATTCCTGCGGGCGGTGTCTCTACAGATGGACTCACTCTTGCCCAGGAAAACGTCGACAGTGCCTTGAGACAGATCCTTGAGAGTCCATATCCCTCCGGCGAAGACGCTGGATGGATTACAGTCAACCTCACTAAGGAGCAGTCCAAAGCAGACAAGGAGATCTTTTCTATGATACAAGATACGTATCAGGTATGCACTAATTATACAGCactcgaagaagagggacTCCAAACTCTGCAAGAGATTGTCAAGACAGTTGTCGATCTGTACCCTACTACTCCCGCATCAGGCGGCAACAAGACAGCTGGAAACACAACCCAGACATCTGCTGCCTTGGGCAAGACTTTGACCTTCTTTGAGAGCGTCGGCATTCAGACGTTCCAGCGGTTCATACTCAAGCAGAAAGAAACCGACCCCGACGCGGTCCAGCTGACCCTTTTCCCTCTACAGCCTGATGAGGTGGTCCTCCCCGCTACGGAGCAGGATCTCGAAGAGTACATCAAGATCGCGTCTCAGCTTCTAGTCGCTGCTCACCCTTCTAATATCAGCACGACAACAGCTGCCAAGCTAGTCGCGTCAGTCATCGAGTTAGAAGGCAAACTAGTGGCTGCTTCTACCTATGCCGAACAGAACGGACCAACATCTGACCTGGTCTCGATTGCCGAGGCGCAGAAGCAATTTCCCGAGCTGAACTACGAGTATGTGATTGAGGAGCTTGCTCCAAAGAACTGGAAAGGCGACATCCAATTCATTGCACCCGCCTATTTCAACAATGCATCCCAGATTATCTCTGAGACTCCGAGTACGATTCTTCAAGCATATTTTGTATGGAAGGCCAtttcttccatttccatATACATCGAGGCCGATCTGACGAACGCGTACAACGATTCGGTGACTAAGATCAGGAAAAGAGATCCCGAGAGTCCTTTACCCCGGTGGAAACGCTGCATTAACTTAATGAACTACGGAGTTGCGTGGACCCAAGGCTCCCAGATCACATCGCAGTTCATCGGCCCGACGGGCTTGACATGGATACTCTCACGCTTCTTCGTCGACAAGCACTTCAGCCCTGAGGCTAACGGACTTACATCTGATCTTGTTCAACACATCAAGGACTCCTTTTCAGAACGCATAGAATCGCGGGATTGGGCATCAgatgaggtcaaggaggCGGCTATCGAGAAGGtggaggcgatgaagaagatcatcGGTCTTCCTACCTTTCCTGATGCCGTAGATCCAATTGCCCTCAAGGAATACTACTCGGATGTCGAAATTCAGCCTTCTCTGGCCTTGACTGCACTGAGCtttgccaagtccaaggTTAAAAATAACTGGATGACTTTGGGGAAGCCATACAACAGGGGCCAATTTGTCTTGAGCACTCTGACCGCCAACGCCTACCACGCCCGCACTCTGAACCAGATCGTTCTCTTCGCAGGATTCCAACAGTTCCCTATCTACGACGTAGAATTTCCGTCCTATCTGCTTTATGGTGGAATGGGAAGCGTCGTCGGACACGAGATCACGCACGGCTTTGACAACACTGGCCGCAACTTCGACAGTATTGGCAATGCGACGCAGTGGTGGGATGAGAAGTCGATCAAGGCCTTTGAAGAAAAGACCAAGTGCTTTATCGAACAGTACAACAACTTCACCATCCTAGCGCCCAATGGGACAGATGTTCACGTCAACGGAACCCTCACTCTTGACGAGAACATCGCCGATGCTGGCGGTGTATCTTCCAGCTATGAGGCCTGGAAGAAGTGGGAAGGCGAGAaaggcaaagcaaagaaTCTCCCAGGTTTGCAAGGCTTTACCCACGAGCAACTATTCTTCATCAAATGGAGCCAGACCTGGTGCTCTAATGTTCCACCCGAGTTAGGTTTGACGCTGCTGGAGGATGATGTGCACAGCCCGGCACCTGCTAGAGTTCTGCTGCCTCTCAAGAATATTGTTGGATTTAAGAAGGCATTCAACTGCCCCAAGAAAGAGCCTGTTTGTGAGCTCTGGTGA
- a CDS encoding related to sulfatase, with product MAPFRRICLLYASKLANQRLAFTLTLLAVCAAKGVHLHNHRASVTPKRMLLFFFSFFTQDILLLLLIRLLLSHWVPSAAKPRSIVNTLAFSLITYNTIICTVSVSFYLVSGSEIHWRNIGFMADPTAQAIILSGLTAFIGVFCVFACLGALLQVPCYSLFGWGADLVNWPLTFICRQLGHRFDYDALFQREDLSWLDIESTSYHDKEFKENFNSPSVSLLSSPRSSRGGSPVRRSRLSRFLRILPYPIVTLLLTALFILTFIRPKDPSLIFLSWTTGLLPFIDFASSPFLDNLPSVFGKGVQRTWDDRTALVQPTPFSWLPMDIPALDGFKDWYLDQPHYSAKSDPMRVSNLDEPLRDSLRGKLQKLNIRHVVLFFLESTRHDVFPIKKDGLVWNRFAETFPNGLPKDVQEKLANLTPTANFITGDYSDGFEHASRPKRGGIRFTNAHTSGTYTLKSLTGSICGISPLAADFNLDYSHHIYQPCLPHIFNALNKAEEKQARTKEASQKDKWKSYFFQAAKLNYDSHGALMSAMGFPDEGIIGQEYLRSANARHGAVTLENINDFAFEEDPLEDYITDVFENARTENNRVFLSHITSTSHHRFHMPKKEKYTPLANGGHLDMMSRYINTIGYEDRWIRKVLGILDKQGVANETLVIFQGDHGVSLPENDIASPYYNPNVGVEHVPLVLSHPQLPAFDVDEGVHATQILPTILDILLETGSLSKTSREAAQDLIRNYEGQSLLRPLATGNGQWQFTITNPGRAMLSIRDGRYPERHLVVPIIEHVAWKLADLTKDPYEHNPVQALDFKSFLQEVEQRFGREVAEWAEEGAFMTRWFIKENSKRWRFDL from the coding sequence ATGGCCCCCTTTAGGAGGATATGCTTGCTATATGCCTCAAAATTAGCTAACCAACGCCTGGCGTTCACTCTTACCCTGTTGGCAGTATGTGCTGCCAAAGGAGTGCATCTTCATAATCACAGAGCTTCGGTGACGCCCAAGCGcatgcttctcttctttttctccttctttacTCAAGATATCCTTTTACTCCTTCTAATCAGGCTTCTCCTAAGTCACTGGGTGCCTAGTGCTGCCAAACCACGGAGCATCGTCAATACACTCGCATTCTCCTTGATCACCTACAACACTATCATTTGCACCGTGTCTGTTTCCTTCTATCTAGTCTCGGGATCTGAAATCCACTGGCGCAATATCGGTTTTATGGCCGACCCTACTGCTCAAGCGATTATTCTATCAGGCCTCACAGCTTTCATCGGTGTCTTCTGTGTCTTCGCTTGCTTGGGCGCACTGCTTCAAGTCCCTTGCTACTCTTTATTCGGTTGGGGCGCAGATCTTGTCAACTGGCCTCTTACTTTTATCTGCCGTCAATTGGGTCATCGATTTGATTACGATGCGTTATTCCAACGGGAGGATCTGTCATGGTTGGACATCGAAAGCACCTCATATCACGACAAGGAATTCAAGGAAAATTTCAACTCGCCCTCGGTCTCGCTGTTGAGTTCACCACGAAGCTCCAGAGGAGGCTCACCAGTACGAAGATCTAGACTCAGCCGTTTTCTACGCATACTTCCTTACCCCATAGTTACTCTTCTGTTAACGGCGCTTTTCATCCTTACCTTTATTCGACCCAAGGATCCCTCCCTGATCTTCCTTTCTTGGACTACTGGACTTTTGCCTTTCATCGACTTCGCCTCGTCACCATTCCTCGACAATCTTCCATCGGTTTTCGGCAAGGGAGTACAGCGAACCTGGGACGATCGAACCGCACTCGTACAACCTACCCCTTTCAGCTGGCTTCCAATGGACATACCAGCCCTGGACGGTTTCAAAGACTGGTATCTCGATCAGCCACATTACAGCGCCAAGTCGGACCCTATGAGAGTCTCAAATCTAGACGAGCCCTTGCGAGATTCTCTCCGGGGAAAGCTACAGAAACTCAACATTCGACATGTAGTTTTATTCTTCCTGGAGAGTACCCGACATGATGTCTTCCCTATCAAAAAGGATGGTCTAGTATGGAATCGATTTGCCGAGACCTTTCCGAACGGACTGCCTAAAGACGTCCAAGAGAAACTGGCCAACTTGACACCAACAGCAAACTTCATCACAGGCGATTACTCCGACGGTTTCGAACACGCCAGTAGACCGAAACGAGGGGGGATTCGCTTCACCAATGCACACACCTCAGGAACATACACTCTCAAAAGCCTAACAGGTTCAATCTGCGGCATATCTCCTTTAGCTGCAGATTTCAACCTGGACTACAGTCATCATATCTACCAACCTTGCTTGCCACATATTTTTAACGCACTCAACAAAGCAGAGGAGAAACAAGCCCGTACAAAGGAAGCCAGTCAGAAGGACAAGTGGAAGTCCTACTTTTTCCAAGCAGCGAAGCTCAACTATGATAGCCACGGTGCTTTGATGTCTGCGATGGGATTCCCGGACGAGGGGATTATTGGCCAGGAATATCTTCGCAGCGCAAACGCAAGGCACGGAGCAGTCACGTTGGAAAACATCAACGACTTTGCTTTTGAAGAGGACCCACTGGAAGACTATATTACCGATGTCTTTGAAAACGCCAGGACGGAAAACAACCGAGTATTTCTGAGCCATATAACATCTACCAGCCACCATCGATTTCACATgcccaagaaggaaaagtATACACCGCTAGCCAACGGTGGTCACCTTGATATGATGTCACGATATATCAATACAATTGGTTACGAAGACAGATGGATTCGCAAGGTCCTTGGTATCTTGGACAAGCAAGGGGTTGCCAACGAGACTTTGGTCATCTTTCAGGGCGACCATGGTGTATCTCTCCCAGAGAATGATATCGCCTCGCCATACTATAACCCaaatgttggtgttgagcatgTCCCGCTAGTCCTATCCCATCCCCAATTGCCAGCCTTTGACGTGGATGAGGGTGTGCATGCAACTCAAATCCTCCCTACAATCTTGGATATCCTCCTCGAAACAGGCTCACTGAGCAAAACAAGCCGGGAGGCAGCCCAGGACTTAATCCGAAATTATGAAGGACAATCGCTCCTTCGCCCTTTGGCAACGGGCAACGGGCAATGGCAGttcaccatcaccaatcCTGGGCGTGCTATGCTCAGCATCCGTGACGGCCGGTATCCAGAGCGCCACCTTGTTGTGCCGATAATAGAACACGTGGCTTGGAAACTGGCAGACCTGACAAAGGACCCTTACGAACACAACCCTGTACAAGCACTAGACTTTAAATCGTTCTTGCAGGAGGTAGAACAGCGGTTTGGAAGAGAGGTTGCGGAGTGGGCGGAAGAAGGTGCATTTATGACGAGATGGTTCATCAAGGAAAACAGCAAGCGTTGGCGTTTTGATCTTTAA
- a CDS encoding ATH1-Acid trehalase, vacuolar: MLSSYLNYVILTLLSSITLATTTHDHDRIKKCYQRHSSSNHSAKASENIYKTSFPGVTWDNDNWLLSTTNLDQGHYQSRGSVANGYLGINVAAAGPFFEIDLDEEGGVINGWPLFSRRQTFATIAGFYDAQPNTNGTNFPWLLQYGYESVISGVPHWSGLILDLGDDVYLDATVDNRTVHNFTSTYDFQAGVLEWSYTWKPKAQKGSYEIKYRLFAHKLHVNRAIVDLTVVPSIDSEATIVNVIDGYSAVRSDFVKSGEDDDGAIFSAVRPVGIANVTAFIYAQVNGSKSLDLSRRKLVHGKPYVHTNESSIAQAIPVKFSAGVPVHITKYVGAASSDAFDDPEKTAKEASRKAMEEGYEKSLLSHVKEWQSVMPSDSVDSYAFPENNTLSDDEYIIDSSIIAVTNTYYLLQNTVGKNAQKAVSGAPVNVDSISVGGLTSDSYAGLIFWDADLFMQPGLTTSHPEAAQRITNYRVAKYDQAKKNIATSYAGSQNKTEFSDSAAVYPWTSGRFGNCTATGPCWDYEYHLNGDIGISLVNQWVTSGDTDFFKETLLPIYDSVANLFADLLKPNGSSWTITNMTDPDEYANHVDAGGFTMALASETLIQANKIRRQFGMTENKTQDEIASDVLFIRENGITLEFTTMNGSAIVKQADVVLMSFPLGYNDNYTDQNGLDDLDYYANKQSPDGPAMTWAIYSIVADELSPSGCSAYTYAQYSYRPYTRPPFYQLSEQLVDNATTNGGTHPAYPFLTGHGGANQVTIFGYLGLRLIPDQGLHVNPNLPPQIPYIRYRTFYWRGWPISAWSNYTHTVISRHQTTKPLDVADSRYANKSITVYAGKQGDSALRHLTFDEPVVIKNRQIGSVNTVHGNLAQCRPVKSSNLYEPGQFPLAAVDGATSTKWQPSKAAEVSSLTVSLAKKDVGSKVKGFYFDWADAPPVNVTVLFHNKTIDDPTKVYGKSSHDSDYDVVVSIKKVKLSDAYNAKTDDLDAVVMPTGNTTNVTLPEPVPLSRYATLLIAGNQALDKVDLKAGNGTGATVAEWAILH, encoded by the exons ATGCTTTCTTCA TATCTTAATTATGTCATTTTGAcgcttctttcttccatAACGCTGGCAACCACCACTCACGACCATGACCGCATCAAAAAATGCTACCAACGTCATAGCTCATCAAATCACTCAGCAAAAGCAAGCGAAAACATCTATAAGACCTCGTTCCCCGGCGTAACGTGGGATAACGACAATTGGCTCCTCAGTACAACGAATCTGGACCAGGGCCACTATCAATCTCGCGGCTCAGTAGCAAACGGCTATCTCGGCATCAACGTCGCCGCCGCCGGCCCATTTTTCGAAATTGATCTTGACGAAGAAGGTGGCGTCATTAACGGCTGGCCACTCTTCTCAAGGCGTCAAACCTTTGCTACTATAGCGGGCTTTTATGATGCACAGCCAAACACAAACGGGACTAACTTCCCATGGCTTTTGCAGTATGGCTATGAGAGTGTCATTAGTGGAGTTCCGCATTGGAGCGGACTTATTCTTGATCTGGGAGATGATGTGTATCTTGATGCGACGGTGGATAATCGGACTGTTCATAACTTTACGTCGACCTATGACTTCCAAGCTGGTGTTTTGGAGTGGTCGTATACGTGGAAGCCCAAGGCTCAGAAGGGCTCTTACGAGATCAAGTACCGCCTGTTTGCGCACAAACTCCACGTCAACCGGGCCATCGTGGATTTAACAGTCGTCCCATCCATCGACTCCGAAGCTACCATTGTCAATGTAATTGATGGATATTCGGCAGTGCGCTCGGACTTCGTCAAGTCaggcgaggatgacgacggcGCAATATTCTCAGCTGTACGACCAGTCGGAATCGCCAATGTGACGGCCTTCATCTACGCACAAGTCAACGGATCAAAGTCGCTGGATCTATCACGTCGCAAACTGGTCCATGGAAAGCCGTATGTGCATACCAACGAATCGTCTATCGCACAGGCTATCCCTGTCAAGTTCTCCGCTGGTGTTCCCGTTCACATCACTAAATATGTTGGAGCCGCTTCTTCCGACGCTTTCGACGATCCTGAAAAGACTGCGAAAGAGGCTTCACGTAAAGCGATGGAGGAAGGGTACGAGAAGTCGCTTCTTTCACATGTCAAGGAATGGCAGAGCGTGATGCCGAGTGATTCTGTGGATAGCTATGCCTTTCCCGAGAATAACACGCTCTCTGACGATGAATACATCATCGACTCTTCTATCATCGCCGTCACAAACACATACTACCTTCTACAAAATACGGTCGGCAAAAATGCACAAAAGGCAGTATCAGGAGCCCCCGTCAACGTCGATAGTATCTCGGTCGGCGGGCTGACATCCGACTCCTACGCCGGCCTGATCTTCTGGGACGCAGACCTCTTCATGCAACCTGGTCTCACAACATCGCACCCAGAAGCGGCTCAACGCATAACAAACTATCGAGTGGCCAAATACGACCAGGCCAAGAAAAACATTGCGACTTCTTACGCGGGTTCTCAAAACAAGACCGAATTCTCTGACTCAGCGGCTGTGTATCCGTGGACCAGTGGTCGATTTGGGAATTGCACGGCTACTGGCCCTTGCTGGGATTACGAGTATCATTTGAATGGAGACATTGGGATTTCTTTAGTGAATCAGTGGGTTACAAGCGGTGATACAGACTTCTTCAAGGAGACACTACTGCCGATTTATGACTCCGTTGCGAACCTCTTTGCGGACTTGCTGAAGCCGAATGGATCATCGTGGACTATCACAAACATGACTGATCCC GACGAGTATGCGAATCATGTCGACGCTGGTGGCTTTACCATGGCCCTTGCTTCGGAGACCTTGATCCAGGCCAACAAGATCCGCCGACAGTTTGGAATGACAGAGAACAAGACCCAAGATGAGATAGCCTCTGATGTGCTCTTCATCAGAGAGAACGGTATTACCTTGGAGTTCACAACCATGAATGGCAGCGCAATCGTGAAGCAGGCTGATGTGGTGCTCATGAGCTTTCCACTGGGTTACAATGATAACTACACTGACCAGAATGGACTCGACGATCTGGACTAT TACGCGAACAAGCAGTCTCCTGATGGACCGGCCATGACCTGGGCAATCTACTCCATCGTAGCCGACGAGCTATCACCATCTGGTTGCTCAGCGTATACCTACGCGCAATACTCCTATAGGCCTTATACGCGACCTCCTTTCTACCAGCTTTCCGAACAGTTGGTCGACAACGCTACCACCAATGGTGGCACGCATCCTGCATACCCTTTCCTCACTGGCCACGGAGGCGCTAACCAGGTGACTATCTTTGGATACCTTGGACTAAGACTCATTCCTGATCAAGGTCTTCACGTGAACCCAAACCTACCGCCTCAGATTCCTTACATCAGGTATCGAACGTTCTACTGGCGCGGGTGGCCTATTTCCGCTTGGTCGAACTACACCCATACTGTTATTTCTAGACATCAGACGACTAAGCCTCTTGACGTTGCGGATTCTCGATATGCCAACAAGAGCATTACGGTCTATGCGGGGAAACAGGGGGACTCTGCACTTCGCCATTTGACATTTGACGAGCCAGTTGTTATCAAGAACAGGCAGATAGGCAGTGTCAACACTGTCCACGGCAATCTCGCTCAGTGTCGACCAGTCAAGTCTTCCAACTTGTACGAACCAGGACAGTTCCCTCTTGCAGCTGTTGACGGAGCTACTTCGACAAAGTGGCAGCCCTCAAAGGCCGCTGAGGTCAGCTCACTGACTGTTTCCCTTGCGAAAAAGGACGTTGGATCGAAGGTCAAGGGCTTCTACTTCGATTGGGCTGATGCACCACCAGTCAACGTCACAGTTTTGTTCCACAACAAAACTATTGATGATCCGACAAAGGTCTATGGCAAGTCAAGTCATGACTCGGATTATGATGTCGTTGTGTCTATAAAGAAAGTCAAACTCTCGGATGCGTACAACGCAAAGACAGATGATCTGGATGCAGTTGTTATGCCTACAGGGAACACTACCAACGTGACTCTTCCTGAGCCGGTTCCCTTATCTCGATACGCCACGCTGCTGATCGCAGGAAATCAGGCTCTGGACAAAGTTGACCTCAAAGCTGGGAATGGTACGGGCGCTACCGTCGCTGAGTGGGCAATCTTGCACTGA